Within Gammaproteobacteria bacterium, the genomic segment TGGTGTGAGCTGGGGTTTGATGATTTCAGAATCAACTCTGGATATTCAAGCAGGGTATTTTAATAATTTTATTGCGTCTTCGATGTTTATGTTTGTTTTAGTGATTGCATTCAATATGTTTTCAGATTCCATGCAGGATGCTTTAGACCCCAAAAAGGTAAGCTGATGAAACTATTTAGTTTAATTATTGTATCGTTAATGTTGGTTTCCTGTGGAGAGCCAAATAATCATTTTCGCAGACAAAAAGCACCACCGGATGTTAAAATCAATTTTATAGATATTGCCAAGAAAGAAGTTCAACTGCGATTCGAATACCGCTCGTACCGCCCAAGAAAACTGGAAGAAATTGCCTGTCAGATTATAGTTAATGACAATAAGGAAATTTCAATAGATTCAAAACCAAAATTACAGTTTGAATCTTTTTCTACTGAAATCATTACATTCAAGAAAGTGAAACTGAATGTCTTTGAGCCCGGCCAGGAACAAATTCGTTATTTGCTGGATTGTGAGGTTGATTATGATACCGGTAAGGAATTTGCTGTTAAAAGATCAGCACTTTATCTGGTTCCCGGCTCAGTTAATCAGTATCGATAAAACTTATTGGTTGATTTTGTTGAATATTTTTATTTTCTTTCGCATGAAAACATTCGGGAAAAGTCGTTTGATGAAATATTGTATTCTTGAGTCTTTGTGACTGATAATCATGAATTGCTTTTTCTGAATTCCTACATATATATCTTTTGCCACATCTTCCGCACTGACACAGGAGTTTTTCATTTGCTTCTCAACAAAACTTTTGGTTTTATCAGAAGCAGAGTCCATGCTTTCAACCAGGTTTGTCGGGAAAAAAGCAGGGCAAGCAACACTCACGCCAATTCCATACTGATTTAACTCTCCATGCAGTGTTTCCGAAAACGCAATCACTCCGGACTTGGCAACATTGTATGACATCATTCCCGGCATCAAAGCAATTCCGGCAAATGATGCAATATTGACAATGTGAGCCTGTTGGTTTTGTTTGATGAGTGGTAAAAAGGCTTTTGTGATGTATATAACACTCATTAAATCCAAAGAAATAAGCCGTTGCCACTCTTCGTAAGTCGTTTGAGGCAATGTTCCGGCACTGGCAACACCGGCATTATTAATCAACACATCTATTTTTTGATGATTGTCCTGAACCTCTTTATACAAACTCTCAATATCTTCAATGCTTCCGATATTGCAATGGTAGTATTCAGCCTGATAGCCTTGTTGTTTTATTTCTTCGACAAAAGCACGCCCTGACTCATCTTGAATATCCACCACCAAAACATTATAGTTTTTTTCGACAAAGAGTTGAGCCATCGCTTTGCCCAAACCACTGGCGGCTCCTGTTATTAATACATTTCTCATAGAAAGGATTGTAAAGGAATAAAGTTATAAAATCGAATGAAGTGACCATAATTAACAGCATGATTGCTAAAGATTATCTGTAAACAATCAGTTAATCAGGTTAAAATCCATCCATGAAAAATATTTTTGCCAATTGCACATTTTTAAAATCGGCTCACATCGTTTCACAACTACCGGATGATATCGGTTTGGAAATTGCTGTTGCTGGGCGATCCAACGCCGGAAAATCAACCACTATCAATGCATTAACCGGCAATAAAAAAATGGCGAAGATTAGTAAAACTCCGGGAAGGACACAGTTACTGAACTGTTTTGATTTGGGTGATAATCGTCGCTTAGTCGATTTGCCCGGTTACGGATATGCAAAAGTGCCTGTTAAGATTAAACAGCATTGGGACAGGGAAATTGAGCAATATTTGCAGAAAAGAAAAAGTCTGATTGGTGTTGTTGTAGTCATGGATATTCGTCATCCTTTAAAGGATTTTGATAAACAGTTTTTATATTGGGCGGATCAGTCCGGTTTGTTTTCGCATGTTCTGCTGAATAAAGCGGATAAGTTTAAATCCGGCAAACAAAAAGCTATTTTGTTGCAAGTTAAAAAAGAATTAATCAATATTTCTAGAACTTCCACTGTGCAAATTTTTTCCGGTTTAAAAAAAGAAGGTATTGAGCAATTATCACAAACGCTTTATTCTTGGTTTAACGACCCGGGTGTTGTTCATGTAGAGCAACAAAATGAGGAGCAAGATGGCGAATAAACTGTTACAGGGTTTATTGTCGATAGAGTTCTTCTCAGGACCTGAAAACAATCCAAAAAGAGAGTTGTTGCAATCTGAAACTAAACGGCTCAACGAACAAATTAGTAAAGAATTGCAAACAATCTTACCAAATCTAAAGAGTAGTTCCTATGCAATTGCAGGCGGTTTGTACCAAAGTAATGAAATTTTACAACCCGGTTTCCCAATACACTCTCAAATCCGTCAGTACCTGAATGCCGCATTAAAAGGAGAAAACAATAAACGCAACCAATTGATTATTGGTGCGAATGCCCAAGGCTTGCCGGAGGGGTTGCAAACCAAAGGTTCCAATTCAGGTTCGCCATTGCTGTTGATACCTTTTGTTGTATTGACAGAAAACGAACAAACGCAAAGTGTTTTTGAAAATGAGCTGATGCATAAGGGCATGGTTTCAAGGGAATTATTTTTACAATTGCAATCCACTTTGGGTGTCAAAATACGACATGCCAACTTTATGACTGTGCTGGATTTGGCTGCGATGATGCACAATCATTATCAGATGATGGGATTTGACGGGCTGTGGGAAATTCTGGAAGAGTCTCTTTTTAATTCAGCTCCTGAGAAAAAAGTAATATTACCTCAGGGGAACGAGTTTTATCTTTCCAAAAAAATTGTATTCACACCTTTTTACACGTTCCACTATTGGCAATCTCTCAAGCAAAAGCATAATGGTGAAAATGAAGAAAAATCCTATCTGATTTATACACAAATCCAAAGGCAATACGTCTCGACGCTAACCGAACATGGTTTGGATGTGCGTCAATTTTTACCAAACTCTGATGTTTCAAAAGAGAGCCATATTTGCTTTGCAACGCTGGACAAATATAAACTTACAGGAGATTATTATCACGAAGTGATAAAGACAGTTTTTAATCGTGAAATCTGCAATATTGAAAAACACGAGCACCAACATTTGGGGTTGCTGTTCTACAAGCTCGCCGACAAAAGTGGCGGACTGGAATATTACTACCCTTTAACTGCTCAAGGTGTATCGAGTCTAAAGTTAATTTTGGTAAGTTGATTTATTTCCAGCGTTCGAGTTTTCTAACGCTTTTGCTAAACAACCCGGCCAAAAATTTTGGAAACCCCATTTCGATCATTTTTTCTTTTGAAAGTTGCTGCATTTGATCGACAGTAAAATCCGGTTGTTTAAACTCACCATTTTTAAAACAATAGCTGCAATACATGGTGTTTTTAGAGCCATCCGCATTGTGTGAACCATCTTACGGGTCTTTTTTCAGTGGCATTCCGCAACTTTGACTGTTTTTGTATATTTTTGACATATTCACCACTTTTTTTCAACAACTATTTTTCCGGCGGTTCAAATTTATCAATCAGATAAAGAGGTCGTCGTTTATTCTCTTCAAATAAACGCCCTAAATACTCTCCGATAACACCTAATGCCATGAGCTGAATTCCGCCCAAAAACAGAATTACCACCATCAATGAAGGATAACCGGGTAAATCGTTACCGAATATAAGTGTTTTAGCAATGATAAAACAACCGTACAGAAATGCAAACAAAGCCACCAATACACCAATCCAGGTGGCAAATCTCAACGGCATGTATGAAAAAGAAGTGATTCCATCCACCGCAAAAGAAAACAATTTGCGAAAATTCCATTTGGTTGAGCCGGCAACACGCTTTTTACGATCAAAATAAATCGCCTTTTGCTTATAACCTACCCAAGCAAATAAACCCTTCATAAAACGATTACTTTCTCTGAGTTTGCGCAAAGCTCTAACCGCTTTCATATCTATTAACCGATAATCGCCGGTATCCTTGGGAATTGAAATTTTACTCATCGAGTTGATAATACGGTAAAACCATGAAGCCGTTGCCTTTTTCATGTAGGTTTCACCTTCGCGTTCATTGCGAGTGGCATAAACCACATCATAGCCTTCATGCCATAAATCCAGCATTTCAGGGATGAGTTCGGGAGGATCTTGTAAATCCACATCAATTACCACCACAACTTCGGCATCGGCATAATCCAACCCCGCAGTCAATGCGTATTCCTTGCCAAAGTTACGTGAAAGAGTCAGATATCCGACTCTTTTATCTTTATGTTGAAGAAATTCAATATGTTTAACTGTTCCATCGGTTGAACCATCATCAACAAATAAAATGGTCCAATCAGCATCACAAGTTTGCAAAACCTGTTTCATCTTTTCATAAAACAAGTCCACCACTTCCTGCTCATTAAAAACCGGTACTATTATTTGTAAATCAGTCATGTTCGTCATTATAGCTGAATATTTCTTTGAATAAATACTTTTCGTTATTGACTTATATAAAGTCAATCTCTACAATTGTCGATGTTAAAACTACAAATGTAGAGATGTGAAATTATCAGAGTTTGAATTGGAAGTGATGACTTTATTTTGGAAAGATAAATCATCCACTGCACCGGAAATCCATCGCAAGATTTCAAAAAATAAAAAAGTAACCTATTCAACGGTCAAAACAATTATTGATCGTCTTGAACAAAAGTTAGCCTTAAAGCGAGTTAAGAATTTTGGCAGAACGATAGTCTATTCTCCTGCTGTTAAGCAAGAGGAGTTGCAAAAGCCATTAATCAAGAAGTTTATTGATAAAGTATTTTCCGGTAACCCACGATTGCTCATCAATCATTTATTGGAAGAGGATCAATTGTCAAAAGAAGATATTGAGTATTTAAAAACAATTATTAACAAAAAGGGGAAATAAGTTGTTTTCATATTTTTCGGTAAATTTATTTCTGAGCATTGCGACTCTTTTTTACTTATATTTACTCAGATCTACGCCATACAGGGTGCGATTCAGACTCATAATGTTGGCATTGGTCAGTTGGCTTATTCCGTACGGTGTTTTAGATGAAGTATTTGCCGAGAATAGTCTCTTAACAGTCAAAATAGTTTCCGAATTCAGCCAAAACCTGAAGCAAGCGACCAATATACCGAGCTTAGAAACGAACTTAATATCTTTTAAGAATGTATTTTATTTACTTCTATTAAGCGGTCTTATCCTTTTTTTAGTCGATATCATTCGATATAAACAAAAAACCAGAAAGGTTGAGTTACGTTCTAAGTATCTGTACGCGACTGAGTCAATTCGAGTATTTTTAATTCCGGATTCTGATGAAATATTTACTGTCGGGTTTTTTAAACCAAAAATCTTCGTAGGAGAAAAATATACAAAACTCAAAGAATTTGAAAGTATTATTTTGCATGAAACCCAACATGTTTTGCATAAAGATTCGCTTTGGCTAATTCTCATTACTTTTATTCAAAGGCTTATGTGGTGGAATCCGCTTGTTCTGTTATTGGCAAAAAGAAGTAGAGAATATATAGAGCTGAGTTGCGATTCCGCCTGC encodes:
- the yihA gene encoding ribosome biogenesis GTP-binding protein YihA/YsxC, with protein sequence MKNIFANCTFLKSAHIVSQLPDDIGLEIAVAGRSNAGKSTTINALTGNKKMAKISKTPGRTQLLNCFDLGDNRRLVDLPGYGYAKVPVKIKQHWDREIEQYLQKRKSLIGVVVVMDIRHPLKDFDKQFLYWADQSGLFSHVLLNKADKFKSGKQKAILLQVKKELINISRTSTVQIFSGLKKEGIEQLSQTLYSWFNDPGVVHVEQQNEEQDGE
- a CDS encoding glycosyltransferase family 2 protein, producing the protein MTNMTDLQIIVPVFNEQEVVDLFYEKMKQVLQTCDADWTILFVDDGSTDGTVKHIEFLQHKDKRVGYLTLSRNFGKEYALTAGLDYADAEVVVVIDVDLQDPPELIPEMLDLWHEGYDVVYATRNEREGETYMKKATASWFYRIINSMSKISIPKDTGDYRLIDMKAVRALRKLRESNRFMKGLFAWVGYKQKAIYFDRKKRVAGSTKWNFRKLFSFAVDGITSFSYMPLRFATWIGVLVALFAFLYGCFIIAKTLIFGNDLPGYPSLMVVILFLGGIQLMALGVIGEYLGRLFEENKRRPLYLIDKFEPPEK
- a CDS encoding BlaI/MecI/CopY family transcriptional regulator yields the protein MKLSEFELEVMTLFWKDKSSTAPEIHRKISKNKKVTYSTVKTIIDRLEQKLALKRVKNFGRTIVYSPAVKQEELQKPLIKKFIDKVFSGNPRLLINHLLEEDQLSKEDIEYLKTIINKKGK
- a CDS encoding SDR family NAD(P)-dependent oxidoreductase; its protein translation is MRNVLITGAASGLGKAMAQLFVEKNYNVLVVDIQDESGRAFVEEIKQQGYQAEYYHCNIGSIEDIESLYKEVQDNHQKIDVLINNAGVASAGTLPQTTYEEWQRLISLDLMSVIYITKAFLPLIKQNQQAHIVNIASFAGIALMPGMMSYNVAKSGVIAFSETLHGELNQYGIGVSVACPAFFPTNLVESMDSASDKTKSFVEKQMKNSCVSAEDVAKDIYVGIQKKQFMIISHKDSRIQYFIKRLFPNVFMRKKIKIFNKINQ